Sequence from the bacterium genome:
CCGGTTGACTCCAAAATGTCGAATTCGCCGGCAAGTTCTTCGGTCAAATCAGCCACTGCCAGGCCCAGGGCTTCGGTGCGCGGTTCATCTGCCGTCACGGGCCGGTTGGGATCCTCCGGCCGTTCGCCCAACTTCACCGTGAGGGTACGCTCGCGGCCGTCGCGGATCAGCTTCACCTGCACCGCCGTGCCGGGGCGGAAGCCGGCGACAATATTCATGAGATGGTTTTGGTCGCGAATCGGCGTGCCGTTCAGCGCCACCACAAAGTCTTCATCCTGCATGCCGGCTTTCTCGGCAGGGCTGCCGGGCATGACCCGCGTGATCAACGCGCCGTCCGTGGAGGGCAGGTTCATTTCGCGCGCAACGTCTTCATCCACGCTCTGAATATTGACGCCCAGCCAGCCGCGCACGACTTTTCCCGTCTCAATAAGCTGGGTCATGATCTGGCGGGCCAGGTTGATCGGAATTGCAAAACCGATGCCGACATTGCCGCCGCCCCAGCCGCCCGAGACAATGGCGGTGTTGATGCCCACCAACTCGCCGCGCAGATTGACCAGCGCGCCGCCGCTGTTGCCGGGGTTGATCGCGGCGTCGGTTTGAATGAAGTCTTCATAATCGATATCGCCCACACCCACTTGCGTGCGGCCCTTGCCGCTGACGATGCCGGCAGTGACGGAATGGGCGAGCTGCAGCGAGAAGGGGCTGCCCACCGCCAGCACCAGCTCTCCCACCTCGAGTGCATCGGAATCACCCAGGCGCGCGACCGGCAAATTGGTC
This genomic interval carries:
- a CDS encoding Do family serine endopeptidase, producing MAKYKTLGVMSLMLFLGALAGLIIASNFDWTKPGLAENKPKAALGAPAATETELSGEADLAATGKAYVAVAKRVMPTVVSITSEKVVRVRNPFTEFFHEEWWGRRRGRGEREFRQEGLGSGVIISPDGYVLTNNHVIRESDEIAVLIEKKSYKAKIVGSDPKTDLAVIKIDATNLPVARLGDSDALEVGELVLAVGSPFSLQLAHSVTAGIVSGKGRTQVGVGDIDYEDFIQTDAAINPGNSGGALVNLRGELVGINTAIVSGGWGGGNVGIGFAIPINLARQIMTQLIETGKVVRGWLGVNIQSVDEDVAREMNLPSTDGALITRVMPGSPAEKAGMQDEDFVVALNGTPIRDQNHLMNIVAGFRPGTAVQVKLIRDGRERTLTVKLGERPEDPNRPVTADEPRTEALGLAVADLTEELAGEFDILESTGVVVIEVEAGSSADQEGLRPGDVIKEVDRKPVRTVAEYRRVLAASKDRQVVLLRISRRDANFFVALKRGND